A stretch of DNA from Glycine max cultivar Williams 82 chromosome 18, Glycine_max_v4.0, whole genome shotgun sequence:
AATGATTTCTGCACTTGAAACCGCTGGTACTTGTTTTCTTCTCTGAAAAACATTCATATGAATAGGacagttaatttttataaatgataagaatttgaatacataatgaaaagaaaaccaaaTTATCCAGAGGCAAGCCTAAATATAATCAATGTTTCTACTACAGCTATAAACAGATTTGTTGTATATTCATATTATAGATTAGCATATTTCcactatatcataattaaaaaaatcagtaaacaccaaaacaagaattGTGTTGGAATTAAAAGGTTCAGGTAGAAGagtaaaagagaaagaatgCTTTTATTAGTATTATAGATTGATAAGGTGTAATAATGTGATACAAAATACTAACACAATGGTCCTATTTATAAACTACTGTGCAAGCCCAAGCAAAAAAGTTACTGAGGGGGGTGGATAAGGAATCCtcttatacaaaaataaataaataaataaataaaacagaaaacaactaagagaaaaaagaaaactaattgAACAAAGCTTCCTAATCTAAGCTCACTAATATAACACAACTACTAACCCAAgataaacaaggaaacaaattcacaaaatataatacaaaagaCAACCCCTAATATTGCTCGACGAACTAATTCCACAACATGTCCAAAGATATTGTAATATAATATAcagatattataaataatattgtaatttaaatacaaacaaTTCATGGCTTTCACATGATAATTAAAGCTTTTGAGAGTTTGTCCTAGACAAGGTATTAGAGCCTTAATTGACCAAGTAGTCACAAGTTTGATTTTTGCTACACCATTTTTCTATATGAAAGTTGGATTTGCCAAAATAAGCAGAGATAAAAACAGATAGAACTCAATAaagcttttaatttaaatatcatttttttcattatttctgAAATAATTCACATGCCAACTAAACACGGATCAAATAAAAAGCTTTCAAATTCATAAAagtttcaaaaagaaagaaaaatatacctTTAAGACATAAGATTCAATGGAATACAATTTGACAGGTTTCAAAGTTCCTTTGAAGTATAGATAAATGCCTGCGAATTTGGAGCTTTTCCTCTGAACCTAAGGAACTTGATATGTAGATTGTCATTGTCTCTAACACTCTGGCATTTTGCATAATATACCCTACAAAATCCAGCTCAGTTTCCAATCCTTGATACTCTCTTAGGCAGAATGTTTTGAGATGTAAAAGGCATTCAGGAACAAGCAGTGGATGGATCCATCTTGGCTCTTGTCCCTTTGCATATTTTTGTGGTTCCTGCAATAACAGATACCAAATCTTCTCAAATCCAAGcgcataacataaaaaataagattcgcTTTTCAACTCAGCAAACCTTATAAATTGTAAGAACTTCAAGCTTGTGGGAACGTTGAAGCAAGCTTGCTAACAAATCCCATGAATAGTTTCCGAATGAAATTTCCAGCTGGATTAATTTGTCAAACACTGGAATATCACTGGTAGAAGCATGCTTCAGACACTGCACAAATAAGGCATGACAAAAActaatcaaaaaacaaaaacaaataaagttaaaacaatGGTACTCctgttttataaaaatgtcCACCATCATAAATTTTCCATCAGTCATGTTAATTATCGCAACTTCAGAGTCTCAATTATTACCTTCACAACTTGTAGCACATAATATTTACCAAGAAtctgatatatttttatacaaaatgtcagtgtttttttttatcacttttaagatttttttaaacaaaaaagctCAATGGGCTAGCCAACCTCAACCCATTTATCAACTCATTTTGGAACAGCTATGTGGGCTGGGATGTTGAGTTCTCTAAAAGTCCAGCTCACCAAAAGCCACCCCTAGCAAGTGTTTCATTAAACAGTATGCTTCAATTTATAGTCCCGAGgattacattaataataaatgaCAAATACAATTTACAAGTGACAAATTAAGAGAACACCATATCCTATGATAACATTGAACTTACTCTAATTGAATATTAATATGATTCAATTTCCAACGTTCCCCCTCAAGTAGATGAACatgaattctccattctcagcTTGGATGTTATTCTTTGATAAACTGTCTGTCCACCTCAATGTGTTTAGTTCGATCTTGTTGAACTGGAATATGAGCAATGTAATTGCTGACATTATCACAACAATAGAGCTTCATAAATCAATCCCATTTAATCTTCAAATCTCCTAAAATAATCTCAAGCCAAAGTAATTCAGAAATACCTTGAGCCATAGCCCAAAACACACCTTCAAATTCAACACTAGAATGAGCAACTACATTATGTTTTTTACTCCTTCAAATTACAAGATTTCCTCTGAGAAAAGTACAATAACATGTACAGGTTCTCAACTCAATGCATCTCATTATCTACTGTAGCACCTTCATCTACACTACCCAGTTTATGGCTCAAATCTATAGGAGTACTCACAATTTTATAAGCTGTCTTGTCTGTCTCCTGGAGcaaatttgtgatattttttgttgagATATAAAAATACCTTTCCTAGATTGAGTCACCTGAACAACAAAGTCTTGTCCCACTAAGTAAGGTCAGCTACAAGGATCACAAGACGTCATTCGGCTTGTGTACACGAGCCATAAAGTGTGTTACTTCCGGGTAATGACCTAATGTTCATCTTTGCAACTTGAGTTTCTGTAAAACCTTTGAATATAATCAATCCCATTGGTTTCTGTGAAACCTTTAGCAACCAGTATTGCTTTGTACCTCTAAATCGACCCAGGTGCCTTATATTTTACTGTATACACCCATTTGACATTTTCTTCTGATAATTAATAAAGCAACCAACAGACCAACTCCCATGATTTATTCTTCTCCAATGCCCTCGATTTCAATATCTGTGGCctagtttcaatttttattgaataatgcCTCAAAAACATTATTGGGAATTGGGATAGTGTTAAGATTTGCAGGAAAGGTTTTATGGGTTGCTGAAAAAATTTTAAACGAGGTTATTTGAGAGAGGACCTAGTGACTTTCAGGTGCATTTTCTGAATCCTTTGATAGCAATTGGGAGGTCATGGTTATCTTCAACTACTAGGGTTTCTGTTTCAGTCAGTGCTTCCTTTGACTCAAGTTCATGGGAATTTGACTTGAGACCAGGAAGACCAAATGTTTCAAAAAGAATCCCCTGATCTTCACTAACACACTCACCCTTAAGGATAAGATTGAGTAAAATAGGCTTGTTCCTAATAAAAGGTAACATCGAGAGACAGAATTTTTTAGATGAAGGATGTTAACAAGTATCCTTTCTAAGTAGAGGAGTACCCAACAAAGGATACTGCCATCAGCAACAGTTAAAAGGGTATTACCATCATCAATCTAAATGTTTTGTGCACCCTAGTAAGATTTGAGAATTTATAGTGTCCATCCTTCCCATGTGTGTCCTACAAAAAGCACCACGATCCTTGAGATTTGACAAGgcaatgaaaaagatgaaactAAAAGAATACATGATTATGTTGGGCAAATGTACTGACACTGATCAGATTTTATGTCTGGAACCAGACGTAAATTTTTGAGAGTGTGATGTGTTGGATTGTAGGGAAGATGGAAAGATGTGGAACAAATTGATGAAGAGGACAAACCTTGCCCAACAGAATTGAATCTCAGCCACTCAAATAGGTATTCTTGAGAGAAGGTTCTGTGGATCTAAAGTAACATGGTGCATGGTATTCATGTTCACGTACCAGGCCTGAGAGGAATTTAAACAACCAGAGAACAGAGCATGAGGCAGCTGTGCTAGCACAAGGATGAATCTGACTCAATGCAGCAGGCATAGCACCAAAGGATTAAGCATCTAGGCACAAATGAATGAGGGCATGGGAGTAGCAAAGGAGCCAGTGGTGGAACATACTGATAGGGCATGTGTTGAGCTCATCATGGTCATGGGAGTAGTTAGGGAAAGTTAAAGCCATATTGCGAGAAGGCGTTTATGTTTCAGTGACAACACAGTGGCACCATGTCCTGATTTATGGGATATCTGACATTGGATCAAGCTCCAACCACCAAAACGTCCTCCACCTCAGCCACAAGCTCTGTCATTACAAGTTACAACCTTCAAGTCCTCAGAATGAGTTGTCATTATTATGATCAGCATAAGTTAGAGGGAAGCCATAGGCATTTGTGGAATGGTTAGCCACAAAAGGCTGAACACCAGAATGAGATGGTGTAAGGTAACAACATGGCTGAACAAAGGATGAAGGATGAACAACAAAATGAGCAACTTTGACAGACAACAGTTCCTGTAGAGCACTTTGCTTGTTCCTTTTAAATCACGCCTTTAGAACAAGAAATCACTTGATTTCCCTCACTGAGAGGCTCGACAAGACCAGTAACAGTCATAATGAAAAGTATTAGTCATGGAGGCCTCCAAGACTAGCCTCAAAATTGTTGCAACTAGATAGAATACTGGATTTCTAATGGCAAACAATGAGTCTACTAGAGGTTTGATGCAAAAGAATTCTGAGGTGGAACTTGCTCCATTCTTCATCATTCAAATCTCTAAGTGGAACTGAGTGGATTTTGCAAGCACGAGTGCATGAAAATGGCTATGAATTTCATCCCAAACCTGATAGGAGTGGTGAAATCCAACAAAGCAAGCTAAGATTGAATTAGAAAGTTGAAGTTCATCCCCTCAGATAGCTGGATCAAATAGTTCATTTGTTGTAGCCATTGCAAGAAGTTGTTCTTGTTGAGTGACGGGGATAGAGTGAGGTGAGAGAAGGTAATTGGTGTCAGTGCAGGgattgaaatttgaggagaatgaTGGACTGTTGAGGATCAAGGGAAGTGAACAAATTTTGCCAATAATCCATGATGATTGGCAACGATTGAAAGAGGCTCTATGATACCATGTTAGAATTTTACAGTGTGTGAAAACTGAGTGAGAGAGTGTGATATGTTTTCTGAATGAAATGTATTCCACTTGATTGACTAAGTGTTGGACAGTATTTATAAAAGCAGGATGCTTGCAGCACAAGCTTAGCTGTATGCATATATGTAGCTGTCAATAAACTTAAATCCTAACTGGCTTAACAGAAGCTAACAGATCTAGCAAACATAACAATCTTATACTAGACTACTCTGACAACTTTAACATCATACCAAATAACAAATTCTTGTATCATAATTGCCTCATACAAAACCGATACATTAATAAAGTTCGGTACTTTTGTACAGTGGCCCCTCTTGCAGCATAAAGGAGCGAAGCCACTCTTAGCAGCTCCTCAATTGGTAGGGAACTTCTGTTAGGATCCAATGGTAATTGTAAGGTATGGGACTTGAGTCTCAAATTGGAAGTATGGGATTCTAGTGTGGGGTATATAAGGTCTTGGGCTCTCTAACTATACAGCTACCTTTTGAGGTTTGGTTCTGCCAAGGTCAGAGCTTTCCACCATGTTTCCCAGTTGCAAACGATCAGCACAAGTGATGATGCCAGCATTTAAGTGTTCTCCCAGGACTAGTCAAAGGACTCGTGCATAAATAACCTGCATGGCACTAGGGTTGTGCAGTGTGGTGGGATGTTAGGACTTAGGATCCAATTGCAAAATATGGTACTAAAGTCTCACATTAGAAGTATGGGATTCTAGTCTGGGGTATAAAAGATCTTAGGCTCTCCAATTACAATGGCTACCTTATGTGGTGTGGTTCTCCCAAGGTTCTTACCAACTTCACAATTGAGACATGGAGCACCTAAATAGCAGACTATATCCATATGACAGTATAGGGAGCCACATTTCCTGTTTCAAATTCACTGGAACCCAACTTCATCCTCGACAGCACCAGTTTAGGGAGTTAAGTACCCTAAAACTAATTTAAGAATTAGAATTCACTTTGAAAGCGAACCACATGAAGCAGCTTGATCTGTTGAAACTGATTTTAGGCTTGCACTGTAACTCTGTTTTGCATCACTTCAACCCCTCTTTGCCCTTGCTCTGTCTGATTTTCAACCATCAAATCATTATTACATGCAACTCTGTGACTATTTTAGCCTGTACATCCTTATCTTTCTGTTGATAAGGTGTAGTCCCCTGAACTCCGCAAAACAGTTGCCCTTGTACTTATCCTCCTCCTCTTTATGATTTATCTCTCTCCTAAGTCATGTCTTTTGCATTTGTATCATCATGTCCTTTTCCCCCACTATTAACTACTACCAAAACCCCATATCACATTGAAAACAAAACACCAAATTCAATGCAACACCATGTTATTTTGAGCAAGAAACATTGAAACAACAGCCCTAATCGCAAACTATAACCATTTTCAAAGAGTACCATAAACTCATTCATAATTTCCATAAACATATCTAATAAAAACACCAAATTGAATGCAAAAACATGTTTCTCATTAAAACTAGAGTGTAGAAGCACCGTACCGCAACCGTGGAGGTCGAAAGCGAGAGGCATCGAACGTTAGAGAGCGCTCGGAAAATCAAAAGCATGGACTTGAGGCACCTCTCCTTCCAAGAAAACCCAATTTTGGCACTGGACAAGTGCTTCAAATCCAGCTGAAAGTTCCCCTCGGCGCAAACGACACCTCCGCAGGCATCGTTGTAGGTTGATTCGAGCACCAAGTCCTCGAGCGCGGGGCACCCAGCGAGAAGCTTCACCACATAATCGTGACAACCAAACAGAACCCTATCCCCGACATGCAGAACCTTCAGCAGAGGCAAAGAGACGGAGAAAGAAGCGAGCGCGTTGAGGAACACGCCGTTGAGCTTCATGACCGAGACAGTGTCGCAGTGGAAGAGGCAGCGCGGGAGCGCCACGTAGCGCGAGAGCGAGAGGGAGAGCTCCACGCGCTCGGCGCGGCGGCGCGCCACGTGACACAGCCAAGTGGCGATGTCGCGCGCGGAGTAGTTAGGGTTGGCGCAGCGAAGGCGGAAGCGCTCGATGGCGGGCGCGTCGTGGAGGAGGAGCACGGAGTAGACGAATTCGGCGAAGCCAGTGAGACCTCCGGGATGGTGGAACTCCGGGGAGGACTCGTCGTCGAAGTCGAGGACCGAGACGGCGGGCCAGAGCGGACGCCACCGCTTGGAGAGAATGCCGGTGATGACGGCCTGCTTGGTGGGGAGGAGGGAGAGGATTTGGAGGAGGAGCACATCGGGGAGGTGGCTGATTCTGTCGTCATCGCCGGTGGTTGGTTTCTGCCGATGCGACGGTGGCTCGGAGGATTCCGCCATAGGTGGTGGTAGTGGTGGTGGGGTTAATTGAAAGAAGAACAAGTGAATATATAGTGTTTCGTTTTGGGTCTAATGACCAATGTGGGgctgatgctaggtgcacccagcattattgctggtgcacccaacacttaAGGGGGCAAAGACTGAAATATccttgatccgtaagccttttaagttgatctgtaagtcttttacggatcaacttgatctgtatgcTTAATATCAACATACATATCAACTTGATCAGTATCaattttacggatcaacttgatccgtacgaTTTACGAATCACCCTTAGGCACACCCAACACAAATGCGAAGAAAGTGCAAGGGCAGttttgacatttttaaaaaatgctgagtgcaccagcaataatgttgggtgcaccatcAGCCCCAATGAGGTTGGGCATTGCATAGTGCACACTATGTTATCATAGTGCCTACTCGATCGTGTGAATTGTTTTCTTTACTTCATTAATAACTTCattagtattttgtttttttattttatttttatcatcggGATCTCGTTTCGCCCATGTcatccttgttttttttttcttgtatttttgtaCTTGCTCTATAACGCCTTTTAGAGAATGATTCATCCTTTTaggtttctttttattaaaatgggttctttctataataaattattgacaTATGAACCTATTTTAAATAAAGTCCAGGGTTGAATTGACAATTTAAGAACTTAGCCAATCAACACAAAAAGATGaaacaacaattttaaataattgtttcaCCCTAAGCACAGTGCTATAAGTTTCGGTAGTTACTAAAACATTATCAAATCACCCAAATAAGTGGTTTGATCATGTTCTTTATGAGACTAAAAGGTGCTAATAGTTTACTAAGAACACAACAAATTGGACTTGTTGAATGATCACTTTAAAGGAGGTAGCAATTCAAAATTCCTGGTTTGTCACGTTAAAAGGAAGTAgcaatttgaaattattggttTGTCCTTATTAAGTCTGGTGGCGTCCAAGTCACATTGGATTGTACCAAACAGTTAAGTCTCTAAAGTCTTGATGTTAACaaagaataaatttaatgtgTTACTTTCATGCTTAAGCTACAAGTTTATCTATCTCTATGATATACAAGCAAAAAGCATAATGAGAAAGACTATGGACGATAGCTAAAATATCAATCATTGGACAATACTGCCTCAGCATCCATTCCCAAGAAGAAAAGTGTTTTAGCACTTCGCTCATAGTCCAAAGGCAATGGAACTGTTACTTGATCCTCAATAACAAAGTGTTATCATCAAAAGTAATGTGCATGGTTCAATAAACAATCCTTGCCATAATGCACAAGAGGGAAGTTTTGTATTGTCTTgacattttttattccttttgtcTTGTGCTATTAACGTCGTATTTGAATTGTACACTAAAAGTCAGCTTTGAGCACAAGGTGACACTGGCTAGATGTACTTCTTTGAAGATACGCGACAGAAGATGCTTATGGTCCTCACACTCTACACAGTAATGTCCATGTGTAAAGCGCCCAAGCTGTTAGACAACGACTAGTTGGGATCTCTCAACAGATCGAAGCTCTAAAGTCTATATAAAGCTTGAAAATGTTCGTGATGAAGTTGTTGAATCACTAGAGAATCATCTGAGTCAAAATGAACAAAGTGTTATAACGTTGTCAGTTTAATTGGATGAAAGAAACTTGAGCGAATTGTGTGAACCTTAGCTCTACTAAGTTAGCAAGTTTCCATTGTGTTTTTTGAGTGATTAGAATACATATTCTATCAAACATCTATTGTTTATGAAAGTTAGAAGTAACTCCGTGACAAAAAATACTTGGGTCTTAATCTCAAAGGGAGATCAAGGGTAGTGCCTAAAGTGGCCTAGACTCGTTGTAGCCAAAAGTGGCATAGAGAATATGTGGTTGTAATCcaagttttgattagtggaaccctttaaGTTTTGAAGGAGAATTAGACGTAACCAAAGAGTTGggatgaaccaatataaaacctTTGTGTTTTCTATACTACTTCTATATAACTAGTTCCTTTCTATAGTTTACTTCTATACTTATTGTGTCCAAGTTTTGTAAACTGGTTTTTAGACATAGTGATTTTGAACCCCTTGGACGAAACCCGTCCTTCATTGACATCTGTTTAAGAAAAGCTTTCAAAGTTTTCGAAAGGCAAATTTTTTATCTATCACAAttcatccccccccccccccccaattctaGTGTGTTCCAGGTACTTTAGTCACGTCAAAAGAAAGTAACAATTCAAAATTGTTGGTTCATCATGTCATTATGAGCAGTTTAGCAATTTGAAATGGCTAGTTTCTTGATACAACAATCCACGATCATTAGTTCATGTGCTTGCAACACGAGTCagcaataaaaatttatagaatATATGAATCAATATTGGTTCAAGTACAATCACGTGAAAATAACACTATACTTACCATCGAAACAACAATTTGCATTAACGTGATTTGTAACTATAAATATAGCTTCCTTCGAGTTTTCTTCACACATTCAACAAATACATCAAAGGGTAGAGTATTTTCTTaccaattcattttttatatgttaagaTATAGATGTTATGCATTTGTATAACTAGATGAATATGTAGTTTGTGTTTTTCTGTTATATGATTATGTCTATTTTGTGAAGATTTATGTAATATATCTTTtaaatgattttcaataaaagtgtatttttttaattttgatatattgtaTGCGATTTTGTACACTTTAgttttgttaaatattattaattatgtatttgcaagtttaactctattttattttccaaatatGTTGAGATATGCTTTTCTTGCATCCATTAGATATCATTTGTCTATAGGTCCAAAATGGATGTTGCATCCATTAGATATCACTGAATATAGGTCCAAAATGGATGTTGCTTAGTGAAGATTGTGAAGAAGAAACTGTCGGACTGCTATCAATATTATataatcaccaaaaaaattaactacaatAACAAAAAGATTAGacaattttcaatttatgaatttataatttaaatacaaaaattgaaaattaaattctacaATAAGAATAAActatataattacaaaaaatttaactaCAATAACATAAAGACtacacaatttttaatttacgacttaaaaattaaaatacaaaacttaaaaaattaaactttacatgatcaaagaattatataatcacaattttttttaattattattcagtttaagtttttaagaaaaaaatttagtaaTGAAAGTTACAAAAGATCAActtacgaaaaaaaaaaattatgtacaaaaaaaatatattatacacatACTAAAATCACTTATAACTCAATTAATATAACAATATTCCATGtacaaaaaattttaaagcaATATTTCAAATAAGGATACTGTAAGAACTATAAAACATGTAACTGACTTCCAAATTTTAGAAATTAGCAAAATTTGAGTAGTTGGTGCAAAGAGAGCCCACCAATTTGAAATGCCCCAAAGTATCCAAGtacaaagaaagaaagtgaaagAACATAAATGAAAAGAACAGAGTTCGAGTTTCATTATTTAacatgagtaaaaaaaattattttaacttgggTAGTCAGCATATTACATTTGTTGGATCAAAGTTATTTTCATGGGGACTTCTACATCAATGGGACATGGCAAGTGAGCTCTTGGTGTGAGGCATTTGGCATCAACGGGACACGGCAAGTGAGCTCTTGGTGCAACAAGACAAACACATGTTGCAATAGAATGAATTGTTGTTTCGAGTGGGCTCTTGCTATAATGAGATAGTGCATGGGTGAACAACAAAATGAATTTGTTGTTTCATCACATCAAGTGAATAGTGACCAGCAAAACATATTTGTTGTTACGTAACCAACtaattgatgttgttgttttATATTTGGCCAAGACATGTGGTGCACATTACTTGAACCAGCAGTTCAAGGTTGTTGTTTGTTTATTCCTTCTACCCACtatgtgtttttgttgtttcatggAGCATCATTAGTCTCAACTATCTAACAAAATGCAACTAACTTGATAGTCTTGAACTAGCAATTGTAAATTGCTGGATTATGTGGAAGTCTTTCTCAATTTTGTTAGCCAAAAATATGTggcaataaaacaataaatcaaaataGTTGTTGCACCTTTTTATAAGTCAAAAACAAACTCATGTCAGTAATTTGTTTTAGAATGAACCAATTTTGGTAAGAAGTTTGTAAAAGTGACCCAAATGGGCCAATCATTCCTTATTAGCATAAAGGTCCTACACCATGTGAATCAAAAATGATTTGTTAGATAtgaacttttataataaatggTTAAGATAAGTGTGAGTCTACCATAGGGATAGACATGCTAGGATAAAAAAAACCTTCGACACCTTTCATAATTCTTTCTCCCATGTTTCTTCCATTTCAAACCCCAACCTATCATTCCTTTCTCCGACAACCAATTACAACCTAAGAATCGTCCTCATCGTTAGCATCCTCCTTTTTCGCACCATCGTGCTTTTGATTTGTAGTGATCGACACCTTCTTTGAGACCTAATGCAACCACATGTGGATTTGTGTCTAATGTGATTTATGTCTGTGCCACTCATGGTCTGTGTTTGTATCGCCCTCTGAATCCATCCCCCTTTGGATCACCTTTTGCAATGATAAGAAGATCAGGTTTACCGCATCGGTGACTACGTTTGCTCTATCTTCTACAAATTGTAGTGCATCACAACATGAACTCAATGTTTTCTTGCTCTCGTTTAGAATTAGTGTGTCTTTGCTTAGTGCACCACACAAGTCTTTCACTTTTTCAATTTCTTAATGGTGGTTTGTAACATTCtaatatttcttttccttttctaattaaaaaaattgaatttatttgtaTTCTTTAATGGATTGGCATTTTTGTGAAAGCTCTATAATATGCCATGTTGATATTCTATGGTTTAGCAGCTCAATGTTTTGTTCTCAGTAGAGATGAAGTTACAGCCACAAGGAGGAAAAATTTGTACTAACGAAGCTTCAGTGAATAGGAAAAAGAGATAGAAGCAACAAGGGAGAAATAATGGCGACCGACCAAACTACTCtcgttttttttaaatctattctTGTGTAGTATCTCCACAATACTCCATAATCATATGTAGTCGTTAATGAAAAATGACTCGTATTGTATGCTCCACACTCATatgtgtgaatgtatgtatacataattttgatgataccaaagataagcgcttctcaagtttgatccaagtcaagaattcagaaattcagaaaataactcccaagagtcacaact
This window harbors:
- the LOC100794386 gene encoding F-box/FBD/LRR-repeat protein At5g56420, translating into MAESSEPPSHRQKPTTGDDDRISHLPDVLLLQILSLLPTKQAVITGILSKRWRPLWPAVSVLDFDDESSPEFHHPGGLTGFAEFVYSVLLLHDAPAIERFRLRCANPNYSARDIATWLCHVARRRAERVELSLSLSRYVALPRCLFHCDTVSVMKLNGVFLNALASFSVSLPLLKVLHVGDRVLFGCHDYVVKLLAGCPALEDLVLESTYNDACGGVVCAEGNFQLDLKHLSSAKIGFSWKERCLKSMLLIFRALSNVRCLSLSTSTVACLKHASTSDIPVFDKLIQLEISFGNYSWDLLASLLQRSHKLEVLTIYKEPQKYAKGQEPRWIHPLLVPECLLHLKTFCLREYQGLETELDFVGYIMQNARVLETMTIYISSSLGSEEKLQIRRHLSILQRNFETCQIVFH